The following coding sequences are from one Rhizobiaceae bacterium window:
- a CDS encoding AAA family ATPase — translation MIADDQHAATTLLADPATHHIAGPVETIETHISRIFLAGDRAYKMKRAVKLPYADFSTPELRLATCRKEVDLNSGTAPGLYLGVRRVTRERDGSTVLDGDGELIDAVVEMQRFDQSALLDRMALAGALTPELMTDTARMIIRFHRFAPVVHTGGGRANLAGVLDINRAGFATSHVFDQDEVAAFDVSFRATLARHAALLDRREAAGKVRRCHGDLHLRNICMLDGEPCLFDCIEFNDRIATVDVLYDLAFLLMDLWHRGFPGFANLVMNRYLDEADDEDGFALLPFFMAVRAAVRAHVTATQVEEAASGTDSLAAEARSYFELATDLLRDHPARLIAIGGLSGSGKTTVAEALAAHVGAPPGARIVESDRIRKALHGVPPETRLPDKAYRPEVSAMVYREMAWRAGLILSEGGSVVADAVFDRPADRERIGREAGDRGLPFLGIWLEADPDVLWQRVSQRKGGPSDATVDILSRQLQRQADGIAWRRVDAARHPAEIVADILRLPAA, via the coding sequence ATGATCGCCGACGACCAACACGCCGCAACCACCCTGCTCGCGGACCCTGCCACCCATCATATCGCCGGGCCGGTGGAAACGATCGAGACACATATCTCGCGGATTTTTCTGGCGGGCGACCGAGCTTACAAGATGAAGCGCGCCGTGAAGCTACCCTATGCCGATTTCTCGACGCCGGAACTTCGGCTCGCCACCTGCCGCAAGGAGGTCGACCTGAATTCCGGCACCGCGCCGGGCCTCTATCTCGGCGTCAGACGCGTCACGCGGGAACGGGACGGGAGCACGGTTCTCGACGGTGACGGCGAATTGATTGATGCGGTGGTCGAAATGCAGCGTTTCGACCAGTCCGCCCTGCTTGACCGGATGGCGCTGGCGGGAGCGCTGACACCTGAACTCATGACCGATACCGCGCGCATGATCATACGCTTCCATCGCTTTGCCCCGGTGGTCCATACAGGGGGCGGCAGGGCGAATCTGGCGGGCGTGCTCGACATCAACAGGGCGGGTTTCGCCACCAGCCACGTCTTCGATCAGGACGAGGTTGCAGCCTTCGACGTCTCGTTCCGCGCGACTCTCGCCCGCCACGCGGCGCTGCTCGATCGCCGCGAGGCGGCAGGAAAAGTCCGGCGCTGCCATGGCGACCTGCATCTGCGCAATATCTGCATGCTGGACGGCGAGCCGTGCCTGTTCGATTGCATCGAGTTCAACGACCGGATCGCGACGGTCGACGTGCTCTATGACCTCGCCTTCCTGCTCATGGACCTGTGGCATCGCGGCTTCCCGGGATTCGCCAATCTGGTCATGAACCGCTACCTTGATGAAGCGGACGATGAGGACGGGTTCGCGCTGCTGCCCTTCTTCATGGCCGTCCGCGCGGCCGTGCGCGCGCATGTCACCGCCACCCAAGTCGAGGAGGCGGCCAGCGGAACCGACAGCCTCGCCGCAGAGGCCCGATCCTATTTCGAGCTGGCGACGGATCTGCTGCGCGACCACCCTGCCCGGCTCATTGCCATCGGCGGCCTGAGCGGTTCCGGCAAGACCACCGTCGCGGAGGCGCTGGCCGCACATGTCGGCGCCCCGCCCGGCGCCCGCATCGTGGAGAGCGACCGCATTCGCAAGGCACTGCATGGCGTGCCGCCGGAAACCCGCCTGCCGGACAAGGCATACCGGCCTGAGGTCTCCGCGATGGTCTACCGCGAGATGGCCTGGCGCGCCGGGCTGATCCTGTCGGAAGGCGGATCGGTCGTCGCGGATGCGGTCTTCGACCGGCCTGCGGACCGCGAGCGGATCGGCAGGGAGGCCGGCGACCGCGGTCTGCCCTTCCTTGGCATCTGGCTGGAGGCCGATCCGGACGTGCTCTGGCAGCGGGTCAGCCAACGCAAGGGCGGACCGTCGGACGCGACGGTCGACATCCTCTCCCGGCAGCTCCAGAGGCAGGCGGACGGGATCGCCTGGCGCCGCGTGGACGCCGCGCGTCACCCGGCGGAGATCGTCGCCGACATACTTCGCTTGCCCGCCGCCTGA
- a CDS encoding universal stress protein, translating to MAFKTILTVVGTEANDRDIKLAAGLCEEADAHLSVLVTELAAAPPIGGYVAVISDAWLEEREADEKRLKARAGAITALLAAEAISADVSSEYTEITWADETVGRRAQYADLTFVGPELLSSELLKEKVIEGALFSSGKPLLIVPGGFKPTLKPKRVVVAWDSRIEASRAVREALDLLVAAEDVRLALVDPIAGDQGEEPGADAAAYLARHGVKVTVDRLSSEGRSVADTLRRHAVDCSAELLVMGGYGHSRLRERIFGGVTKAMLDEPPLPILMAR from the coding sequence ATGGCCTTCAAAACGATACTGACGGTCGTCGGGACAGAGGCGAACGACCGCGACATCAAACTCGCGGCGGGGTTGTGCGAGGAAGCCGATGCGCATCTTTCGGTGCTCGTCACGGAACTCGCGGCGGCGCCGCCGATAGGCGGATATGTTGCGGTCATCTCCGACGCGTGGCTGGAGGAGCGGGAGGCCGACGAGAAGCGGCTGAAGGCACGCGCCGGCGCGATCACGGCGCTGCTTGCCGCCGAGGCGATCTCGGCCGACGTCTCCAGCGAATATACCGAAATCACCTGGGCCGACGAAACCGTCGGCCGCCGTGCGCAATATGCGGATCTCACATTCGTCGGACCCGAATTGCTGTCGTCGGAACTGCTGAAGGAAAAGGTGATCGAGGGAGCGCTGTTTTCGTCCGGCAAGCCCCTGCTGATCGTTCCCGGCGGTTTCAAACCCACATTGAAGCCGAAGCGGGTCGTGGTCGCATGGGATTCCCGAATCGAAGCCTCCCGCGCGGTTCGGGAGGCGCTGGATCTGCTGGTGGCGGCGGAGGACGTGCGCCTCGCGCTCGTCGATCCCATTGCCGGGGATCAGGGCGAGGAGCCGGGCGCTGACGCCGCCGCGTATCTGGCCCGGCACGGAGTCAAGGTGACGGTCGACAGATTATCCAGCGAAGGCCGCTCGGTGGCGGATACACTTCGCCGCCACGCCGTGGACTGCTCGGCCGAACTGCTCGTCATGGGCGGGTACGGCCATTCAAGGTTGCGCGAACGCATCTTCGGCGGCGTGACGAAAGCGATGCTGGACGAGCCGCCGCTGCCGATCCTGATGGCGCGCTAG
- a CDS encoding helix-turn-helix domain-containing protein, with the protein MAFLETSEISLPPQSAWVSDQPARAVPNAQPPIFFPAGAEIYAQGEKCRALYKVEFGAVRVYRLLADGRRQISAFHLAGEVFGFEADNIHHFFAEAICATGLQALRVSPGHDMAGALLPVALKGLVRAQEHLLVLGRQNAIERIAAFLADMAERQGGLRQIELPMSRADIGDYLGLTIETVSRGFTKLKQQGVIRLPSLRSVEIAKWQTLHDLAA; encoded by the coding sequence ATGGCCTTCCTGGAAACTTCGGAGATTTCTCTTCCGCCCCAAAGCGCATGGGTTTCGGACCAACCTGCGCGCGCCGTCCCGAACGCGCAGCCGCCGATCTTCTTCCCGGCCGGAGCGGAAATCTACGCACAGGGCGAGAAATGCCGTGCCCTCTACAAGGTCGAGTTCGGCGCGGTCCGGGTCTATCGCCTGCTTGCCGACGGCCGTCGCCAGATCTCTGCCTTTCATCTGGCCGGCGAGGTCTTCGGCTTCGAAGCGGACAACATCCACCACTTCTTCGCGGAGGCCATCTGCGCCACCGGGCTTCAGGCGCTGCGCGTCTCTCCCGGCCATGACATGGCCGGCGCGCTGCTGCCCGTGGCGTTGAAGGGACTTGTCCGCGCGCAGGAGCATCTTCTGGTCCTCGGACGGCAGAACGCGATCGAGCGGATCGCCGCTTTTCTGGCGGATATGGCCGAGCGTCAGGGCGGATTGAGACAGATCGAGCTCCCGATGTCGCGCGCCGACATCGGCGATTATCTGGGCCTGACGATCGAGACCGTCTCTCGCGGCTTCACGAAGCTCAAGCAGCAGGGCGTGATCAGGCTGCCTAGCCTGCGCAGCGTCGAGATCGCGAAGTGGCAGACGCTTCACGATCTGGCTGCTTGA
- the fixJ gene encoding response regulator FixJ: MQIGDYVVHIVDDEEPVRKSLAFLLTMAGFAVRVHESATSFLAAAPAMSKGCLVTDLRMPDMSGVELLTKLGAANAMMPAIVITGHGDVPMAVAAMKAGALDFIEKPFEDEVLIDAIKRAAERIGEKQAASEDAADVQTRLEQLTERERQVLSAVVAGLPNKTIAYDLNISPRTVEVHRANVMAKMQARSLPELVRMTLSVGAGHA, from the coding sequence ATGCAGATCGGTGACTATGTCGTGCACATCGTCGATGACGAGGAGCCCGTCCGCAAGTCGCTGGCGTTCCTTCTGACCATGGCGGGCTTTGCGGTGCGCGTGCATGAATCGGCCACGAGCTTCCTTGCCGCCGCGCCCGCCATGAGCAAGGGCTGCCTTGTGACGGATCTCAGGATGCCGGACATGAGCGGGGTCGAACTGCTGACGAAACTCGGCGCCGCCAATGCGATGATGCCTGCGATCGTCATCACCGGCCACGGCGACGTGCCGATGGCGGTCGCGGCGATGAAGGCCGGCGCGCTCGACTTCATCGAGAAGCCGTTCGAGGACGAAGTCCTCATCGACGCGATCAAGCGCGCCGCGGAACGGATCGGCGAGAAGCAGGCGGCGTCGGAGGATGCGGCCGACGTTCAGACGCGACTGGAGCAGTTGACGGAGCGCGAACGGCAGGTGCTTTCCGCGGTCGTCGCCGGCCTGCCGAACAAGACCATCGCCTACGATCTCAATATCAGTCCGCGCACCGTCGAGGTCCACCGCGCGAACGTGATGGCGAAGATGCAGGCCAGGAGCCTGCCTGAACTCGTGCGGATGACGCTTTCGGTGGGCGCCGGACACGCCTGA
- a CDS encoding PAS domain S-box protein — protein sequence MPARDMVGVRGRFLQMAFSRRFEGYAGYLIAFAAVALAFAVRLALHDILENGAVFILFVPAILVASIAGGFGPGLAAVALSVLCALYIGWFGEGAWMQIAIFAVVGLAIAWMGEMLHFARRASDKTEQALDAREAHLRSILDTVLDATVVIEPNGAIVSFNAAAIRQFGYAEAEVIGRNVNILMPEPYHHEHDGYIHRYLATGEKRIIGVDRVVVGRRKDGSTFPMKLAVGEMKSAGKTFFTGFIRDLTEREESAARLQEIQGELARLARLNELGEMASTLAHELNQPLAAIANYTQGCVRLLRNMDDAVAVRMKEALEETARQSLRAGGIIRHLREFVMRGETEKAPEDIRKLIEEAGALALVGSRERGVRSVFDFSPGVATVMVDRVQIQQVLINLMRNAMEAMRDSERRELVIRTSSGDEGSVVIEVSDTGPGISDEIAARLFQPFVTSKPGGMGIGLSISRRIVEAHGGELSASRNAEGGATFRFSLPAIDAAQQHQTERE from the coding sequence ATGCCTGCAAGAGATATGGTGGGAGTGCGGGGCCGTTTCCTTCAGATGGCGTTTTCCCGCCGTTTCGAGGGATATGCCGGCTATCTCATAGCGTTCGCGGCGGTTGCGCTGGCTTTTGCCGTTCGCCTGGCGCTGCACGACATTCTCGAAAATGGCGCGGTTTTCATCCTGTTCGTCCCGGCCATCCTCGTCGCGTCGATCGCCGGCGGGTTCGGCCCGGGACTGGCGGCGGTGGCGCTGTCCGTTCTGTGCGCTCTCTACATCGGCTGGTTCGGCGAAGGCGCCTGGATGCAGATTGCGATCTTCGCCGTCGTCGGACTGGCCATCGCATGGATGGGCGAGATGCTGCATTTTGCGCGCCGCGCGAGCGACAAGACCGAGCAGGCGCTTGACGCTCGCGAGGCTCATCTGCGCTCCATACTGGATACCGTTCTCGACGCCACGGTGGTGATCGAGCCCAATGGCGCGATCGTCTCCTTCAATGCCGCCGCAATACGCCAGTTCGGCTATGCCGAGGCCGAAGTCATCGGCAGGAACGTCAACATTCTCATGCCCGAACCGTATCACCACGAGCATGACGGCTACATTCATCGATATCTCGCGACAGGCGAGAAGCGGATCATCGGCGTCGACCGCGTGGTGGTCGGGCGGCGCAAGGACGGCTCCACTTTTCCCATGAAACTCGCCGTGGGCGAGATGAAGTCCGCGGGCAAGACCTTCTTCACCGGTTTCATCCGGGATCTCACGGAGCGGGAGGAATCCGCTGCCCGTTTGCAGGAGATCCAAGGCGAACTGGCGCGGCTCGCCCGCCTCAACGAACTGGGCGAGATGGCGTCCACTCTTGCCCACGAACTCAACCAGCCTCTCGCCGCAATCGCCAACTATACCCAGGGCTGCGTCCGGCTGCTTCGCAACATGGATGACGCGGTGGCGGTCCGCATGAAGGAAGCGCTCGAAGAAACCGCCAGACAGTCCCTGCGGGCCGGCGGCATCATCCGTCACCTGCGCGAGTTCGTCATGCGGGGCGAGACCGAGAAAGCCCCGGAAGACATCCGCAAGCTGATCGAGGAGGCCGGCGCGCTGGCGCTTGTCGGGTCGCGGGAACGCGGCGTGCGCTCGGTCTTCGACTTCTCGCCCGGCGTCGCCACCGTCATGGTCGACCGGGTGCAGATCCAGCAGGTCCTGATCAATCTCATGCGCAACGCCATGGAAGCCATGCGCGACAGCGAGCGGCGCGAACTGGTCATACGCACCTCGTCCGGCGACGAAGGATCGGTAGTCATCGAAGTGTCGGACACCGGTCCCGGCATCTCCGACGAGATCGCGGCGCGGCTGTTCCAGCCTTTCGTGACCAGCAAGCCCGGCGGCATGGGGATCGGGCTGTCCATATCGCGGCGCATCGTGGAAGCGCATGGCGGCGAATTGTCGGCTAGCCGCAACGCCGAAGGCGGTGCGACATTCCGGTTCTCGCTGCCGGCGATCGACGCCGCGCAGCAACATCAGACGGAAAGAGAATAA
- a CDS encoding zinc-dependent alcohol dehydrogenase family protein, giving the protein MKAMVLQEIGKPLVLVERADPVPGAGQIRLRIEACAVCRTDLHVVDGDLPEPKLPLVPGHEIVGVIDAVGTGIDTARIGRRVGVPWLGHTCGTCPYCRADAENLCDRPQFTGYTRDGGFATHAIADAGFAFDLDPDADPVALAPLLCAGLIGWRSLKKAGDGTRIGLYGFGAAAHIIAQICIWQERDIYAFTRPGDFDAQRFASSLGSVWTGGSDESPPMPLDAAIIFASVGELVPAALRAVRKGGRVVCGGIHMSDIPSMPYSILWEERELVSVANLTRRDAEEFFPIATAAGVRTQTSRYPLDKANEALEDLRSGKLSGAAVLVP; this is encoded by the coding sequence ATGAAAGCGATGGTGCTGCAGGAGATCGGGAAGCCGTTGGTTCTCGTCGAGCGGGCCGATCCTGTGCCCGGCGCCGGCCAGATACGCCTCAGGATCGAGGCCTGCGCGGTCTGCCGAACGGATCTGCATGTCGTCGACGGCGACTTGCCCGAGCCGAAGCTGCCGCTCGTTCCCGGACATGAGATCGTCGGCGTCATCGATGCGGTCGGTACGGGAATCGATACGGCGAGGATCGGCCGCCGCGTCGGCGTGCCGTGGCTGGGCCACACATGCGGGACATGCCCCTATTGCCGCGCCGACGCCGAGAACCTGTGCGATCGGCCGCAATTCACCGGATACACCCGCGATGGCGGGTTCGCCACGCACGCGATTGCCGATGCTGGCTTTGCCTTCGACCTCGATCCCGATGCCGACCCGGTCGCGCTGGCCCCGCTGCTATGCGCGGGTCTGATAGGGTGGCGGTCGCTGAAGAAGGCAGGCGACGGGACCCGGATCGGCCTCTACGGATTTGGTGCGGCGGCGCATATAATCGCGCAGATCTGCATCTGGCAGGAGCGCGATATCTATGCCTTCACGCGGCCCGGCGATTTCGACGCCCAACGCTTCGCAAGCAGCCTCGGGTCTGTATGGACGGGCGGCTCCGACGAGAGCCCGCCGATGCCTCTGGACGCCGCCATCATCTTCGCGTCCGTCGGCGAACTCGTGCCGGCGGCGCTGCGCGCGGTGCGCAAGGGCGGACGAGTCGTCTGCGGCGGAATCCACATGAGCGACATCCCGTCCATGCCCTATTCGATCCTGTGGGAGGAGCGCGAACTCGTTTCGGTGGCAAACCTCACGCGTCGGGACGCCGAGGAATTTTTCCCGATCGCGACGGCCGCTGGCGTGAGGACGCAAACCAGCAGATATCCGCTCGACAAGGCCAACGAGGCGCTCGAGGATCTTCGCTCCGGCAAACTGAGCGGTGCTGCGGTGCTCGTTCCCTGA
- a CDS encoding NAD(P)H-dependent oxidoreductase encodes MPRRILVIIGHPDSSPQRLCRALADSYAEGARAAGHHVRRIDLATLDFPLLRTTEQFRDGPVPAALKDAAEWIVEAEHIAFFFPLWLGTMPALLKAFLEQVMRPGIAFAYPEAGKSGFTKTLLKGRSARVVVTMGMPAFLYRLWYFGHGIAGMRRNILNFVGISPVRETLFGMVEGAGDAKRRKWIEAMHTLGAVAR; translated from the coding sequence ATGCCGCGCCGCATTCTCGTCATCATCGGCCATCCCGACAGCAGCCCGCAGCGTCTCTGCCGCGCGCTCGCCGACAGCTATGCGGAAGGCGCGCGGGCGGCCGGCCATCATGTCCGCCGGATAGACCTTGCCACGCTGGACTTCCCTCTGCTCCGAACCACGGAGCAATTCCGGGACGGCCCAGTTCCAGCAGCCCTGAAAGACGCCGCTGAATGGATCGTCGAGGCAGAACACATCGCATTCTTCTTTCCGCTTTGGCTCGGCACCATGCCGGCGCTGCTCAAGGCCTTTCTGGAGCAGGTCATGCGGCCGGGGATCGCGTTCGCCTATCCGGAAGCCGGCAAGAGCGGTTTCACCAAAACGCTGTTGAAAGGCCGATCGGCACGCGTGGTGGTGACGATGGGCATGCCGGCCTTCCTCTATCGTCTCTGGTATTTCGGCCACGGCATCGCCGGCATGCGCCGCAACATCCTGAATTTCGTCGGCATAAGCCCCGTGCGCGAAACGCTGTTCGGCATGGTGGAAGGTGCGGGCGACGCCAAACGCCGCAAATGGATCGAGGCGATGCACACGCTCGGGGCCGTCGCCCGCTGA
- the mgtA gene encoding magnesium-translocating P-type ATPase has translation MADAAYWSKPADELLASLRSQPAGLSSAEAATRLKDAGPNAVGQKGGASAVAAFARQFRSPLVLILIFAAIVSAFVGEGSEAVIIGAIVLASCLLSFTQEYGASRAMEALTARISRKAAVLRDGAEASIPVEEIVTGDVVRLSAGNLVPADGVLLESCDFNVSESALTGETFPVVKAPGVSAPDAQIGQRGNAVFTGTSVRSGTASMLVARTADRTEFASIAAALARRAPETEFARGIRRFGYLMTEIMLVIVILVFFANLLLERPPVDSLLFSLALAVGLTPELLPAIISITLARGARTMAGNGVIVRRLDAIENLGSMDLLCTDKTGTLTEGVVRLDACTAPDGTPASQVRLWALLNATLQAGMANPLDEAIAACGTEDDPLSRYAKIDEVPYDFVRKRLSVVVREEGAADDLMICKGAVRNVVEACSTVQRGAASEPLDATWARAIEEKVRAWSLEGYRVLGLAVRRLPRRDSYGRDDEADLAFAGFLLFLDPPKPGMAETLKALGQRGIGIKVISGDNRYVAAHLAEAIGLRHRSILTGEEIDKLTSAALFARAPKTDLFVEIDPNQKERIIAALRKRGHVVGYLGDGINDAPALHEADIGISVDGAVDVAREAADMILLKRDLNVLLRGVDDGRRTFANTMKYISITTSANFGNMVSMAAASLALPFLPLLAPQILLNNFLSDIPSLAIATDRVDADQTRNPRHWDIGYVRRFMVVFGLVSSLFDAVTFAFLLLVAGATAQIFQTGWFVESLITELAIVLVVRTRKAFWRSRPGALLSWLTLAVALFAVAIPYLPGAGWFGFVPLPWWVMAGLTAITLAYLAASEATKRWFYSREGRHAKRRRKI, from the coding sequence ATGGCCGACGCCGCCTACTGGTCGAAGCCCGCCGACGAGCTTCTGGCAAGCCTGCGCTCGCAACCGGCGGGCTTGTCCTCCGCCGAGGCGGCAACCCGGCTGAAAGACGCCGGACCGAACGCGGTCGGCCAGAAGGGCGGCGCCTCTGCCGTCGCGGCCTTTGCCCGGCAGTTCCGAAGCCCGCTGGTTCTGATCCTCATCTTCGCCGCAATCGTCTCCGCCTTCGTCGGCGAGGGCAGCGAGGCCGTCATCATCGGCGCGATCGTCCTGGCGAGTTGCCTGCTCAGTTTCACGCAGGAATACGGCGCCTCCAGAGCCATGGAGGCGCTGACGGCGCGCATCTCGCGCAAGGCGGCGGTATTGCGCGATGGAGCCGAGGCTTCAATCCCGGTCGAGGAGATCGTGACGGGAGACGTGGTCAGGCTCTCAGCCGGCAATCTCGTTCCGGCAGACGGCGTGCTGCTGGAATCCTGCGACTTCAACGTCAGCGAGTCGGCGCTGACGGGGGAAACCTTTCCGGTCGTGAAGGCGCCGGGTGTTTCCGCCCCGGATGCCCAGATCGGCCAGCGCGGCAACGCGGTATTCACCGGCACATCAGTACGCAGCGGCACGGCGAGCATGCTGGTCGCGCGAACCGCCGACCGGACGGAGTTCGCTTCGATCGCCGCCGCGCTGGCGCGCCGCGCGCCTGAGACCGAATTCGCAAGGGGCATCCGCCGTTTCGGCTATCTGATGACCGAGATCATGCTGGTCATCGTCATCCTCGTGTTCTTCGCCAATCTCCTGCTTGAACGCCCGCCGGTGGATTCGCTGCTGTTCTCGCTGGCGCTCGCGGTCGGACTGACCCCGGAACTGCTGCCAGCCATCATCAGCATCACGCTGGCGCGGGGCGCCCGCACGATGGCGGGAAACGGCGTCATCGTGCGCCGCCTCGACGCCATCGAGAATCTGGGCAGCATGGATCTGCTCTGCACCGACAAAACGGGAACGCTGACGGAGGGCGTTGTCCGACTCGACGCGTGTACGGCGCCGGATGGAACACCGGCGTCTCAGGTGCGTCTCTGGGCGCTGCTCAACGCCACGCTGCAAGCAGGCATGGCAAACCCGCTGGACGAAGCGATCGCCGCGTGCGGGACCGAGGACGATCCGCTTTCGCGCTACGCCAAGATCGACGAGGTTCCCTACGACTTCGTGCGCAAGCGGCTTTCGGTGGTCGTGCGCGAGGAAGGCGCAGCCGACGACCTGATGATATGCAAGGGCGCTGTCCGCAATGTCGTAGAGGCATGCTCGACAGTCCAGCGCGGAGCCGCGAGCGAGCCGCTCGACGCGACGTGGGCCAGGGCTATCGAGGAAAAGGTCCGCGCCTGGAGCCTGGAGGGCTATCGCGTCCTCGGCCTCGCCGTGCGCCGTCTCCCGCGCCGGGATTCATATGGCCGAGACGACGAGGCGGATCTTGCCTTCGCCGGCTTCCTGCTCTTTCTCGACCCGCCGAAACCCGGCATGGCGGAGACGCTGAAAGCGCTCGGACAGCGCGGCATCGGCATCAAGGTCATCAGCGGCGACAACCGCTATGTCGCCGCGCATCTGGCGGAAGCCATCGGCCTGCGCCATCGCAGCATCCTGACCGGCGAGGAGATCGACAAGCTGACCAGCGCGGCGCTGTTCGCCCGCGCTCCCAAAACCGACTTGTTTGTCGAGATCGATCCAAACCAGAAGGAACGCATCATCGCCGCGCTGCGCAAGCGCGGCCACGTCGTCGGCTATCTCGGCGACGGCATCAATGACGCCCCTGCCCTGCACGAGGCCGATATCGGCATTTCCGTCGACGGCGCCGTGGACGTTGCGCGCGAGGCAGCCGACATGATCCTCCTGAAGCGCGACCTCAATGTCCTGCTGCGCGGTGTGGACGACGGCCGCAGGACCTTCGCCAACACGATGAAATACATCTCCATCACGACCAGCGCCAATTTCGGCAACATGGTCTCGATGGCTGCCGCCTCGCTCGCCCTGCCCTTCCTGCCGCTGCTCGCGCCGCAGATCCTGCTGAACAATTTCCTCTCCGACATCCCGTCACTGGCGATCGCCACGGATCGGGTCGATGCCGACCAGACAAGGAATCCGCGACATTGGGACATCGGTTATGTCCGGCGCTTCATGGTCGTGTTCGGACTAGTGAGTTCGCTGTTCGACGCCGTGACCTTCGCTTTCCTGCTTCTCGTCGCCGGCGCGACCGCGCAGATCTTCCAGACGGGCTGGTTCGTGGAATCGCTGATCACCGAACTCGCCATCGTGCTCGTCGTGCGCACCCGCAAGGCATTCTGGCGAAGCCGCCCCGGCGCGCTGCTGTCCTGGCTGACGCTCGCCGTCGCATTGTTCGCCGTCGCCATCCCGTACCTTCCCGGCGCCGGCTGGTTCGGCTTTGTCCCCCTGCCCTGGTGGGTCATGGCCGGGCTCACGGCGATAACCCTCGCCTATCTCGCCGCGTCCGAAGCGACGAAGCGCTGGTTCTATTCGCGCGAAGGCCGGCACGCAAAACGTCGCCGGAAGATCTGA
- the arcC gene encoding carbamate kinase, translating into MRIVVALGGNALLRRGEPMTAENQRANIRRAAAALAELVEAGHSLVITHGNGPQVGLLALQAAASPESPFPLDVLDAESAGMIGYVLQQELGNVMREQLFATLLTQIRVDPRDPAFASPTKPIGPAYDEATARRLAAERGWRIARDNDRWRRVVPSPKPLAILEAPVLRFLVEQGVIVICAGGGGIPVVELENGAIAGVEAVIDKDIASSLLARNLEADMLLMLTDVDAVYLGWGTPDMRPLDHVSASDLSPADFAAGSMAPKVMAAIEFAEATGGRAAIGRMEDAAAIVDGRRGTWIEAGRAGSSRL; encoded by the coding sequence ATGCGTATCGTCGTCGCGCTGGGTGGCAACGCGCTGCTGCGTCGCGGCGAGCCGATGACGGCCGAGAACCAGCGCGCCAACATAAGGCGCGCCGCCGCCGCGCTGGCGGAACTGGTCGAGGCCGGACATTCGCTGGTGATCACCCACGGCAACGGACCGCAGGTCGGGCTTCTTGCCTTGCAGGCCGCGGCCTCCCCGGAATCTCCCTTCCCGCTCGACGTCCTCGATGCGGAAAGCGCCGGCATGATCGGCTACGTCCTCCAGCAGGAACTCGGCAATGTGATGAGGGAACAGCTCTTCGCCACGCTGCTGACGCAGATCAGGGTCGATCCGCGCGATCCTGCCTTCGCCAGTCCGACCAAGCCCATCGGCCCCGCCTATGACGAGGCCACGGCGCGAAGGCTCGCCGCCGAACGCGGCTGGCGGATCGCGCGGGACAACGACAGATGGCGCCGCGTCGTGCCGTCCCCAAAGCCGCTGGCGATCCTGGAGGCTCCGGTTCTCCGTTTCCTGGTCGAACAAGGCGTTATCGTCATCTGCGCGGGCGGCGGCGGCATACCCGTGGTCGAACTTGAGAACGGCGCCATCGCGGGCGTCGAGGCCGTCATCGACAAGGATATCGCGAGTTCGCTGCTGGCGAGAAACCTCGAAGCCGACATGCTGCTCATGCTGACTGATGTCGACGCTGTTTACCTCGGCTGGGGCACGCCCGATATGCGTCCACTGGACCATGTATCTGCCTCGGACCTTTCCCCGGCGGATTTTGCGGCGGGCTCCATGGCGCCGAAAGTGATGGCCGCAATAGAGTTTGCCGAGGCGACCGGCGGACGTGCCGCGATCGGCCGGATGGAGGACGCCGCGGCCATCGTCGATGGCAGACGCGGTACATGGATCGAGGCGGGCCGCGCGGGATCGTCGCGACTCTAG